ATTCAGGAAAGTAAGGCAGCTGGTTGATAATTATAAACTGCATACGATATGTGAGAGCGGGAGCTGCCCGAATATGGGTGAATGCTGGGGTGCGGGTACTGCTACATTTATGATCCTTGGCAATGTTTGCACCAGAAGCTGCAGTTTCTGCGCAGTAGCTACCGGCCGGCCAAATGAATATGACGCGGATGAACCGAGACGCGTGGCTGAGGCGATCAAACTGATGCAGGTGAAACACGCCGTGATTACTTCCGTTAACCGTGATGAATTGAAAGACAGAGGCGCTGAAATATGGTACCAGACTGTACGCCAGGTAAAGGAAAACACTCCCGAGACTACGATTGAAACGCTTATTCCCGATGTGAAAAACAACTGGGATGCGCTGATCCATATGATTGAAGCAGGCCAGGAAGTGGTTTCGCATAACATGGAAACCGTGGAACGTTTATACCGTGCGGTACGTCCTCAGGCAAAATATACCAGAAGCCTTGAACAGATCAAACGGACCAAAGAATTCGGCCAG
The genomic region above belongs to Dyadobacter pollutisoli and contains:
- the lipA gene encoding lipoyl synthase produces the protein MIELPVIPSERRKRPDWLRVKLPAGPEFRKVRQLVDNYKLHTICESGSCPNMGECWGAGTATFMILGNVCTRSCSFCAVATGRPNEYDADEPRRVAEAIKLMQVKHAVITSVNRDELKDRGAEIWYQTVRQVKENTPETTIETLIPDVKNNWDALIHMIEAGQEVVSHNMETVERLYRAVRPQAKYTRSLEQIKRTKEFGQRTKSGIMLGLGETIDEVHKAMDDLVENGLDILTLGQYLQPTKMHHEVIEWITPEMFENYKEEGLKRGLKYVESGPLVRSSYHAERHVNVPI